Proteins from a genomic interval of Euwallacea fornicatus isolate EFF26 chromosome 1, ASM4011564v1, whole genome shotgun sequence:
- the Galphao gene encoding guanine nucleotide-binding protein G(o) subunit alpha isoform X2, translating to MGCTVSAEERAALARTKQIDQKLKEEGARAKKDVKLLLLGAGESGKSTIVKQMKIIHESGFTPEDFKQYRPVVYSNTIQSLVAILRAMPNLGIQYGNNERELDGKMVFDVIQRMEDTEAFSEELLAAMKRLWADSGVQECFARSNEYQLNDSAKYFLDDLDRLGAKDYQPTEQDILRTRVKTTGIVEVHFSFKNLNFKLFDVGGQRSERKKWIHCFEDVTAIIFCVAMSEYDQVLHEDETTNRMQESLKLFDSICNNKWFTDTSIILFLNKKDLFEEKIRKSPLTICFPEYTGAQEYGEAAAYIQAQFEAKNKSTNKEIYCHMTCATDTHNIQFVFDAVTDVIIANNLRDCGLC from the exons ATGGGGTGCACGGTGTCGGCCGAGGAGAGGGCAGCGCTTGCTAGAACCAAGCAGATCGACCAGAAACTGAAGGAAGAGGGCGCCAGGGCCAAGAAGGACGTCAAACTTCTCCTTTTGG GTGCCGGCGAATCTGGCAAGAGCACCATAGTGAAACAAATGAA AATTATCCACGAGAGCGGGTTCACACCGGAAGACTTCAAGCAGTATAGACCAGTAGTGTACAGCAACACCATTCAATCTCTGGTGGCAATCCTGAGGGCGATGCCCAATTTGGGGATACAGTATGGCAATAATGAGAGAGAG CTCGATGGCAAAATGGTCTTCGACGTCATCCAGAGAATGGAGGACACCGAGGCGTTTTCCGAAGAACTACTCGCTGCCATGAAGAGACTGTGGGCAGACTCGGGGGTGCAGGAGTGTTTCGCTCGCTCCAATGAGTACCAGCTCAACGATTCTGCCAAATA CTTTCTAGACGACTTAGACCGATTAGGAGCTAAAGACTACCAGCCCACGGAGCAGGATATTTTACGAACGCGAGTGAAGACTACCGGCATCGTGGAGGTGCATTTCTCGTTCaaaaatctcaatttcaa GTTGTTTGACGTGGGTGGCCAAAGATCGGAAAGGAAAAAGTGGATTCATTGTTTTGAAGACGTGACTGCGATCATCTTCTGTGTGGCCATGAGCGAGTATGATCAGGTGTTGCACGAAGACGAGACGACG AATCGAATGCAGGAAAGCTTGAAATTGTTCGACTCCATTTGCAACAACAAGTGGTTCACCGACACCTCTATCATCCTCTTCCTCAACAAAAAAGATCTGttcgaagaaaaaattaggaaatcgCCCCTAACGATATGTTTCCCTGAATATACCG GAGCCCAAGAGTACGGTGAGGCTGCCGCCTATATTCAGGCGCAATTCGAGGCGAAGAACAAGTCGACGAACAAAGAGATCTACTGCCACATGACCTGCGCCACGGACACGCACAATATCCAGTTTGTATTCGACGCAGTCACAGACGTGATCATCGCGAACAACCTGCGCGACTGCGGTTTGTGCTAA
- the LOC136338695 gene encoding WD repeat-containing protein 89 isoform X1, translating into MNTMKEKTETNEKSFDPKDIIPEEAEEVEPTFPPCKHLHSRYLDDKYILDISATSGTHPFIAAALSDISTDVFTLTDNELVKISQLREHKQQIVNCKFSLSNQNLLYTTSNDGTVKLWDLRDPKSAAATFKDTTLDENSQPKSLNSFDVSPCDRLLAAGTELTAGDAFILFWDVRNVKLLGGYWQSHTDDISQVQFHPTDSNKLMSGSTDGLINVYDLSEQNEDDALQECLNTEAFVDSLLWFEEENKWRISCITTENVLQLWDLDGAKPYKSITRKQIAERIQKPYTSQEDTYIVKCHTISGFLLVLCSYWKNASESVPLRSLIISNDKVLPSWAFMGNKQRIRASHANEHTNLFITGGEKGQLDVWKLDLSQINLTPI; encoded by the exons ATGAACACGATGAAAGAAAAGACTGAAACTAATGAAAAGTCATTCGACCCCAAGGATATCATCCCGGAAGAAGCAGAAGAAGTGGAGCCCACTTTCCCTCCATGCAAACACCTGCACTCTCGATACTTAGACGACAAATACATTCTAGATATTTCAGCTACAAG CGGAACGCATCCATTTATTGCCGCCGCTCTTTCAGACATCTCTACTGATGTTTTTACTTTAACAGACAATGAGCTGgtgaaaatttctcaattgaGGGAACATAAACAGCAAATTGTCAATTGCAAATTTAGcctttcaaatcaaaatttgttgtacaCAACTTCAAATGATGGTACTGTAAAACTTTGGGATCTGAGAGATCCTAAAAGCGCAGCAGCTACATTTAAAG ATACAACCTTAGATGAGAACAGCCAACCTAAATCTTTAAATTCTTTTGATGTGTCTCCATGTGATAGATTGCTGGCAGCTGGTACTGAATTAACTGCTGGGGATGCTTTTATTCTCTTTTGGGATGTGAGGAATGTAAAATTGTTAGGGGGCTATTGGCAGTCACATACTGATGATATAAGTCAG GTTCAATTTCATCCCACTGACAGTAATAAACTGATGTCTGGGTCTACTGATGGCTTAATTAATGTGTATGATTTATCTGAACAAAATGAGGATGATGCTTTGCAAGAATGTTTGAATACTGAGGCCTTTGTTGATAGTTTGCTTTGGTTTGAAGAAGAGAATAAATGGAGAATTAGCTGTATTACTACAGAAAATGTTCTTCAATTGTGGGATTTAGATGGAGCTAAGCCCTACAAGAGCATAACAAGGAAACAAATTGCTGAAAGAATtcag AAACCCTATACCAGTCAAGAAGATACTTATATTGTAAAATGTCACACTATTAGTGGgtttttgttagttttgtGCAGCTATTGGAAAAATGCTTCTGAAAGTGTGCCATTGAGAAGTCTGATAATTTCAAATGATAAAGTATTGCCAAGTTGGGCATTTATGGGGAATAAACAGAGAATAAGGGCGAGTCACGCAAACGAACac acaaatttatttatcactGGCGGAGAAAAAGGACAATTGGATGTTTGGAAATTAGATTTGtcgcaaataaatttaacgcCTATTTag
- the LOC136338695 gene encoding WD repeat-containing protein 89 isoform X2 translates to MNTMKEKTETNEKSFDPKDIIPEEAEEVEPTFPPCKHLHSRYLDDKYILDISATSGTHPFIAAALSDISTDVFTLTDNELVKISQLREHKQQIVNCKFSLSNQNLLYTTSNDGTVKLWDLRDPKSAAATFKDENSQPKSLNSFDVSPCDRLLAAGTELTAGDAFILFWDVRNVKLLGGYWQSHTDDISQVQFHPTDSNKLMSGSTDGLINVYDLSEQNEDDALQECLNTEAFVDSLLWFEEENKWRISCITTENVLQLWDLDGAKPYKSITRKQIAERIQKPYTSQEDTYIVKCHTISGFLLVLCSYWKNASESVPLRSLIISNDKVLPSWAFMGNKQRIRASHANEHTNLFITGGEKGQLDVWKLDLSQINLTPI, encoded by the exons ATGAACACGATGAAAGAAAAGACTGAAACTAATGAAAAGTCATTCGACCCCAAGGATATCATCCCGGAAGAAGCAGAAGAAGTGGAGCCCACTTTCCCTCCATGCAAACACCTGCACTCTCGATACTTAGACGACAAATACATTCTAGATATTTCAGCTACAAG CGGAACGCATCCATTTATTGCCGCCGCTCTTTCAGACATCTCTACTGATGTTTTTACTTTAACAGACAATGAGCTGgtgaaaatttctcaattgaGGGAACATAAACAGCAAATTGTCAATTGCAAATTTAGcctttcaaatcaaaatttgttgtacaCAACTTCAAATGATGGTACTGTAAAACTTTGGGATCTGAGAGATCCTAAAAGCGCAGCAGCTACATTTAAAG ATGAGAACAGCCAACCTAAATCTTTAAATTCTTTTGATGTGTCTCCATGTGATAGATTGCTGGCAGCTGGTACTGAATTAACTGCTGGGGATGCTTTTATTCTCTTTTGGGATGTGAGGAATGTAAAATTGTTAGGGGGCTATTGGCAGTCACATACTGATGATATAAGTCAG GTTCAATTTCATCCCACTGACAGTAATAAACTGATGTCTGGGTCTACTGATGGCTTAATTAATGTGTATGATTTATCTGAACAAAATGAGGATGATGCTTTGCAAGAATGTTTGAATACTGAGGCCTTTGTTGATAGTTTGCTTTGGTTTGAAGAAGAGAATAAATGGAGAATTAGCTGTATTACTACAGAAAATGTTCTTCAATTGTGGGATTTAGATGGAGCTAAGCCCTACAAGAGCATAACAAGGAAACAAATTGCTGAAAGAATtcag AAACCCTATACCAGTCAAGAAGATACTTATATTGTAAAATGTCACACTATTAGTGGgtttttgttagttttgtGCAGCTATTGGAAAAATGCTTCTGAAAGTGTGCCATTGAGAAGTCTGATAATTTCAAATGATAAAGTATTGCCAAGTTGGGCATTTATGGGGAATAAACAGAGAATAAGGGCGAGTCACGCAAACGAACac acaaatttatttatcactGGCGGAGAAAAAGGACAATTGGATGTTTGGAAATTAGATTTGtcgcaaataaatttaacgcCTATTTag
- the LOC136351018 gene encoding uncharacterized protein: protein MEVCRLCLNLLEEKTFSKVSEPYKCIINNVIPEAELDVTANPVICYNCSILIDELNKFKLLCYDSQQKLLLKGVGKEQLKLTVKEILGNCKKNSTKEQICRTCLGPIDCESFTVLIPSNPDAYLDSMLIMCLPELDLSISRDPVMCKKCLGYLQKLHQLKRACLDIEEELRRHKLQRGNETVDLCAVVAERLVKKSFDMSGIHVKSEVDDEALMEDEEAAIVVKEEQINVKMEEFLLQAGIGLIRINNGNTIPSQVNNSDQETHTRISGPCDLKCDVCDKSFSTLWNMQRHKLNHTGEKRFECPYCQMRYSQKHIMEKHIRSRHTGERPFKCDQCPKTFTAKSNLNSHYKTHQGIRPYTCDICGHTFGQKSNLKKHIIGHSESVRIKEFQCEVCLKWFATKYNLHSHMEIHTGDKPHECDLCGETFRHTMNLKVHKLAHAGKNPYTCASCGMQFLHHSGLSNHEKTHTGDKPYECPICGKRFVKKSIVASHMTLHTGQKEFECFMCKKKYADKSKLNYHLKKKCLKGMGMSVSVR from the exons ATGGAAGTCTGTCGCCTCTGTTTGAACCTGTTGGAAGAAAAGACCTTTTCGAAGGTTTCAGAGCCTTATAAATGCATAATAAACAATGTCATTCCAGAGGCG GAACTGGATGTTACTGCAAACCCTGTTATTTGTTATAATTGTTCTATTTTAATAGACGAACTCAATAAATTCAAGCTACTATGTTATGACTCCCAGCAGAAGTTGCTTTTAAAAGGGGTGGGAAAagagcaattaaaattaactgtaaaagaaattcttggaaactgtaaaaaaaactcaaccAAAGAGCAAATTTGTCGCACCTGTTTAGGGCCCATTGACTGTGAATCCTTTACAGTATTAATCCCCTCCAATCCAGACGCCTATCTGGATAGTATGCTCATAATGTGCCTTCCAGAACTG GACTTGTCAATATCTAGAGATCCAGTAATGTGCAAAAAATGTCTGggttatttgcaaaaacttCACCAATTAAAAAGAGCTTGTTTGGATATTGAAGAAGAATTGAGACGTCACAAATTGCAAAGAGGCAATGAGACTGTGGATTTATGTGCTGTAGTGGCAGAAAGGCTTGTTAAAAAGTCATTTGACATGAGTGGCATACATGTGAAGAGTGAAGTGGATGACGAAGCTTTGATGGAAGATGAGGAAGCCGCAATTGTGGTTAAGGAGGAGCAGATTAATGTTAAAATGGAAGA ATTCTTACTCCAAGCGGGCATTGGCTTAATAAGAATAAACAACGGTAACACAATTCCTAGTCag gTCAACAATTCAGACCAAGAAACACACACACGCATATCCGGGCCTTGCGACTTAAAATGCGATGTTTGCGACAAATCCTTTTCCACCTTATGGAACATGCAGAGACATAAACTGAACCACACTGGTGAGAAACGGTTTGAGTGCCCCTATTGCCAAATGCGCTACTCCCAAAAACACATAATGGAGAAACACATTCGGAGCCGTCACACTGGGGAACGACCCTTCAAGTGCGATCAATGCCCCAAAACGTTCACCGCCAAATCCAACCTAAATAGCCACTACAAGACGCATCAAGGCATACGGCCCTACACCTGCGATATTTGCGGTCACACTTTCGGccaaaaatcgaatttaaagAAGCACATAATCGGCCATTCAGAGTCGGTGCGTATCAAAGAATTCCAGTGTGAAGTTTGCCTAAAATGGTTCGCTACCAAGTACAACCTGCACTCGCACATGGAGATACATACTGGGGACAAACCGCACGAGTGTGATTTATGTGGAGAGACTTTCAGGCACACCATGAATCTAAAGGTGCACAAACTGGCACACGCTGGGAAAAATCCATACACTTGCGCCAGTTGTGGGATGCAGTTTTTGCACCATTCAGGGTTGAGCAATCATGAAAAGACCCACACGGGGGACAAGCCGTATGAGTGTCCGATATGTGGGAAGAGATTTGTTAAGAAGTCAATCGTGGCTAGTCATATGACCCTGCACACGGGACAGAAGGAGTTTGAGTGTTTTATGTGCAAGAAGAAGTACGCGGACAAGTCGAAGTTAAATTATCACTTGAAGAAGAAGTGTTTAAAGGGGATGGGGATGTCCGTAAGCGTGCGTTAA
- the mRpL9 gene encoding large ribosomal subunit protein bL9m, producing MWKNCISTLTRTLNDCTLLTKPFLLKEQKRTTFILKRRHVVPLHKKNHNPKKLKSNLYIYDLVKDTNTEPPTHIDVILTSFVDGLGNIGEKVSVKPDYAYNHLLLPGLAVYATVENLEKYKHFSENLEKIQYSSPNALIVTNILSRVCLSVVMNKEHPWTIKPWHIKVSFRKCCYIVPEDAITLPEKPITGPDMNLENKEFFVTVTVNKTEKVNVRCKLHHWSTEIVERIPHIHNFWEDEAEPIYPEFADVLKELPKKAGKVQNKV from the exons ATGTGGAAAAACTGCATCTCCACACTAACCAGAACCCTAAATGACTGCACGCTTTTAACCAAACCGTTCcttttaaaagaacaaaaacGC ACCACTTTCATCCTCAAAAGAAGGCATGTAGTACCACTGCATAAGAAAAATCACAatcccaaaaaactaaaaagcaatttatatatttatgaCCTGGTAAAAGACACCAACACTGAACCCCCTACACATATAGATGTGATATTAACTAGCTTTGTTGATGGACTGGGGAATATAGGAGAAAAAGTGTCTGTTAAGCCTGATTATGCTTATAACCATCTCCTTTTGCCTGGCCTAGCAGTGTATGCCACCGTCGAGAATCTAGAGAAGTACAAGcattttagtgaaaatttggaaaagattCAGTATAGCTCGCCAAATGCTTTAATA GTAACAAACATACTGTCTCGAGTTTGCTTGTCAGTGGTGATGAACAAAGAACATCCATGGACAATTAAACCTTGGCATATAAAAGTCTCCTTTAGGAAGTGCTGTTATATTGTACCAGAGGACGCAATTACTTTGCCTGAAAAACCTATCACTGGCCCAGACatgaatttagaaaataaggaattttttgTTACAGTTACA GTTAATAAAACTGAGAAGGTTAATGTCAGATGTAAACTGCACCATTGGAGTACTGAGATAGTCGAGCGGATACcacatattcataatttttgggAAGATGAAGCAGAACCAATTTATCCAGAATTTGCAGATGTGTTGAAGGAGTTGCCTAAAAAGGCAGGGAAGGTTCAgaataaagtttaa